The following coding sequences are from one Atribacteraceae bacterium window:
- a CDS encoding DJ-1/PfpI/YhbO family deglycase/protease: MKHRRVMIFVENLYQELSLWYPFLRFQEERIEVRLVGTVDREVFTGKHGYPAHPEFIASSVNTRDYDGAIIPGGFAPDYLRRYPAVINLLRELFEQGKLIGAVGHAPWVLASAEIVRGKRITGSSSIRDDIVNAGAEYVEERVITDGNLITAQGPEDLPTFVREALSFLWKRKPRLNTPAPDGWIQDVNANNGRLLDITAGRPSLVFFYDSIFSPRSVSALPRLSELAQAISSRGGVFMGVSADSFFTNAEYLSKHKLSFPLFSDVSREITKAFGVMGKHELPEWSVFLIDRNRILRYAENCPSGDFNSLPGFKKQLDDVLS, translated from the coding sequence TTGAAACATCGAAGAGTGATGATTTTTGTCGAAAATTTGTACCAGGAACTTTCGCTCTGGTACCCGTTTCTCCGGTTTCAGGAGGAGAGGATTGAAGTCCGTTTGGTAGGGACCGTCGATCGTGAGGTATTCACTGGGAAACACGGCTATCCGGCCCATCCGGAGTTTATCGCTTCTTCGGTGAACACCCGGGATTACGATGGTGCTATCATTCCAGGAGGGTTTGCGCCAGACTACCTGCGTCGGTATCCGGCGGTCATCAATCTGCTTCGGGAGCTCTTCGAGCAGGGGAAACTGATTGGTGCCGTCGGTCACGCTCCGTGGGTGCTCGCTTCCGCCGAGATCGTCCGGGGGAAGCGGATAACCGGCTCTTCCTCAATCCGCGACGATATTGTCAACGCCGGAGCCGAGTATGTTGAAGAACGGGTGATCACCGATGGCAACCTCATCACCGCCCAGGGGCCGGAAGATCTGCCGACCTTTGTCCGTGAAGCGTTGTCCTTTCTCTGGAAACGAAAACCCCGCCTGAATACCCCCGCCCCGGATGGCTGGATCCAGGACGTCAATGCGAATAACGGCAGGCTCTTAGACATTACCGCCGGTCGGCCTTCCCTGGTTTTCTTCTATGATTCGATTTTCAGCCCGCGATCGGTGAGTGCTTTGCCCCGCTTGAGTGAATTGGCGCAAGCTATTAGCTCCCGGGGAGGGGTTTTTATGGGAGTCAGCGCTGATTCGTTTTTCACCAATGCAGAATACTTAAGTAAGCATAAGCTCAGTTTCCCGCTGTTTAGCGATGTTTCCCGGGAAATTACCAAGGCGTTTGGCGTCATGGGAAAACACGAACTTCCGGAATGGTCGGTCTTTTTGATCGATCGAAACCGGATTCTCCGCTATGCCGAAAATTGCCCGAGTGGGGATTTTAATTCGCTTCCCGGTTTCAAAAAGCAGCTGGACGATGTTTTATCCTGA
- a CDS encoding ferritin family protein → MKFSAAELLEMAMELEKKGMDFYRNLSKQVFGTQTRDIFLFLHDEEERHLSYFSEMYETLDRKPVVFDTMNEAIEYLGAIIENGVLGKVLKGVDLTGGDGGVGRALDIGMDVEKESVIFYQAMEPMIPHQKRDLLRSIIQEEKKHYLRLSGIKQDLATKA, encoded by the coding sequence ATGAAGTTTTCCGCGGCAGAATTATTGGAGATGGCGATGGAGCTCGAGAAGAAGGGGATGGACTTTTACCGGAATCTGAGTAAACAGGTATTTGGTACGCAGACCAGGGATATTTTTTTGTTTTTGCACGACGAAGAGGAACGGCATCTCAGTTATTTTTCCGAGATGTATGAGACCCTGGACCGAAAACCGGTCGTATTTGATACCATGAATGAAGCCATCGAATACCTGGGAGCGATCATTGAGAATGGAGTTCTTGGGAAAGTGCTCAAGGGGGTAGACCTGACCGGGGGCGATGGGGGGGTCGGCCGGGCGTTGGATATCGGGATGGACGTGGAAAAGGAAAGTGTTATTTTTTACCAGGCAATGGAACCGATGATCCCCCACCAGAAACGGGACCTCCTCCGGAGCATTATTCAGGAGGAAAAAAAACACTATTTGAGATTGAGCGGGATCAAGCAAGACCTGGCTACTAAAGCTTGA